Proteins from one Erysipelothrix larvae genomic window:
- a CDS encoding HpcH/HpaI aldolase family protein: MNKKHGILVKIVDTFALPRMMKDNGFDLIFYDLEHGVLSQSRMHDLIMYGNAIGLDSWVRVCEGTKSEIARIADCGASGIMVPMIESKEQAQNLVDYCKYGPIGKRSYAGGANTQYGPSGSHQNNMNEINKKMNVIIQIESQKGVDNVDEILSVPGIDVVIVGPVDLGISMGLVDQKEHPDLLKAIKKVSDASKKYGHQFGIIGTPSLCEIFKKELDVVVDYNDLSLIRDGLVRSHQNYIERINNDE, from the coding sequence ATGAATAAAAAACATGGAATATTGGTAAAAATAGTCGATACATTCGCACTTCCGCGCATGATGAAAGATAATGGGTTCGATCTCATTTTCTATGATCTTGAACACGGTGTGTTATCTCAATCAAGAATGCATGATTTGATTATGTATGGAAACGCAATAGGATTGGATAGTTGGGTTCGTGTGTGTGAAGGAACAAAAAGTGAAATAGCGCGAATTGCAGATTGTGGGGCTTCGGGAATTATGGTACCGATGATTGAATCAAAAGAACAAGCACAAAACTTGGTTGACTATTGTAAATATGGACCAATAGGGAAACGCAGTTACGCAGGTGGTGCTAATACACAGTACGGTCCTTCGGGTAGTCATCAAAATAATATGAATGAAATTAACAAAAAAATGAATGTAATTATTCAAATTGAATCTCAAAAAGGTGTTGACAATGTCGACGAAATTTTAAGTGTACCCGGTATTGATGTAGTGATTGTTGGACCGGTTGATTTAGGAATTTCAATGGGACTTGTTGATCAAAAAGAACATCCCGATTTACTTAAAGCAATTAAAAAAGTGTCGGACGCATCTAAGAAGTATGGTCATCAATTTGGAATTATTGGAACGCCATCTCTCTGTGAGATATTCAAAAAAGAACTGGATGTTGTCGTGGATTATAATGACTTATCACTGATTCGTGACGGGCTTGTTCGCTCACACCAAAACTATATTGAAAGGATAAACAATGATGAATGA
- a CDS encoding PTS ascorbate transporter subunit IIC encodes MLDAILAQTRNTALIVGLIAFIGLVLQKKSVTDIISGTAKTIIGFMIFSIGSSAIGTIVGNFTTLFNAGFNIEGVTTQVEIATALALDTYGTEVALVLLVGFVSNLVIAKFTKFKAIFLTGQHFLYFACVIALVLIAHDVPTGVVIVAGGILLGFCGAALPTLCQPFMRKITGSDDLAMGHFNTIGYAFSGMVGKLFAKSKEKSDSSTVELPKFFELFRDFIFSIALFMVVLFYIAVFACMLSGKPENVELVKQISGNDLWFISPLIQGLNFAAAMSVLIYGVRQFIAEITAAFVAISEKYIPNSKPAVDCPAIFPFAPNAVVIGFIGAFLGGLTATALMVAFNSPTVFIPAAGICFFSGGTSGVFGDAYGGWKGALLGSYLVGIALCALPLVLFPAFSQLGISQASFPNIDYNIVGSVLHWILSLVGL; translated from the coding sequence ATGTTAGACGCAATTCTAGCACAGACTAGAAACACGGCCCTTATCGTTGGGTTAATCGCATTTATTGGTTTAGTATTACAAAAGAAATCTGTGACAGATATCATCTCAGGAACAGCAAAAACAATTATTGGATTTATGATTTTCAGTATTGGATCAAGTGCAATCGGAACGATTGTTGGTAACTTTACGACATTGTTCAATGCTGGATTTAATATTGAAGGGGTAACAACGCAAGTAGAAATTGCAACAGCACTTGCACTTGATACCTATGGTACAGAAGTGGCATTAGTCCTTCTTGTTGGATTTGTTTCAAACTTAGTAATTGCTAAGTTTACTAAGTTTAAAGCAATCTTCTTAACAGGACAACACTTCTTATACTTTGCATGTGTTATTGCACTTGTATTAATTGCTCATGATGTGCCAACAGGCGTAGTAATTGTTGCAGGTGGTATCTTACTTGGATTCTGTGGTGCAGCATTGCCAACACTGTGTCAACCATTTATGCGTAAAATCACAGGTAGTGATGATTTAGCTATGGGACACTTTAACACAATTGGTTATGCTTTCTCAGGTATGGTTGGTAAACTCTTTGCGAAATCAAAAGAAAAATCAGATTCAAGCACAGTTGAACTTCCAAAGTTCTTCGAATTATTCAGGGACTTTATCTTCTCAATTGCACTCTTTATGGTTGTATTATTCTATATTGCGGTATTCGCATGTATGCTATCAGGCAAACCAGAAAACGTGGAACTTGTTAAACAAATCTCTGGTAATGATCTATGGTTCATTTCACCATTAATTCAAGGGCTCAACTTCGCTGCAGCTATGAGTGTGTTAATCTATGGTGTTCGTCAATTTATCGCTGAAATCACTGCTGCCTTTGTCGCAATTTCTGAAAAATACATTCCAAATTCAAAACCAGCAGTTGACTGCCCTGCTATCTTCCCATTTGCACCTAATGCTGTTGTTATCGGATTTATTGGAGCATTCTTAGGTGGACTTACTGCAACTGCATTGATGGTCGCATTTAATAGCCCTACAGTATTTATCCCAGCTGCAGGTATCTGTTTCTTCTCAGGAGGAACAAGTGGCGTATTTGGAGATGCGTATGGTGGATGGAAAGGTGCATTACTTGGATCATACCTCGTAGGAATTGCACTCTGTGCATTGCCGCTTGTACTATTCCCAGCGTTCTCACAATTAGGAATCAGCCAGGCATCATTCCCTAATATTGACTACAATATAGTGGGATCAGTACTACATTGGATTTTAAGCCTAGTAGGTCTATAA
- a CDS encoding PTS sugar transporter subunit IIB has protein sequence MYNALVCCRAGMGSSMLLKIKVDQVIKEKGYPIKTEHGNLDSLVGFKGDLVITMDDLTAELSGKVPYALGIRNIVNKEEINEKLEEFLKTKE, from the coding sequence ATGTACAATGCATTAGTTTGTTGTAGAGCCGGAATGGGTTCAAGTATGCTTCTTAAGATTAAAGTTGATCAAGTCATAAAAGAAAAAGGGTATCCAATTAAGACAGAGCATGGGAATCTCGATTCTCTTGTTGGGTTTAAAGGTGATTTAGTAATAACGATGGATGATTTGACTGCTGAACTCTCGGGGAAAGTTCCGTATGCTCTTGGTATTAGAAATATCGTAAATAAAGAAGAAATAAATGAAAAATTAGAAGAATTTTTGAAAACTAAGGAATAA
- a CDS encoding PTS sugar transporter subunit IIA, translated as MLGILVNEAMIQFDVVADDWIDAVRKSAKPLLEAGKITEGYIQAIIDSAIEAGPYFVIAPHVALPHARPEMGVKENAIGITTLKNPVEFGNASNDPVKYVFTLSAVDNSKHLDALATLAELLDDEAFFNVLDTASKPHEVIDYINKLRKD; from the coding sequence ATGTTAGGTATTTTAGTGAATGAGGCAATGATTCAGTTTGATGTTGTTGCAGATGACTGGATTGATGCAGTGAGAAAATCAGCGAAACCTTTATTGGAAGCAGGCAAAATTACGGAAGGATATATCCAAGCAATCATTGATTCCGCAATTGAGGCAGGTCCCTATTTTGTAATTGCACCCCATGTGGCATTACCGCATGCAAGGCCAGAAATGGGTGTGAAAGAAAATGCAATTGGGATTACAACCTTAAAGAATCCTGTTGAATTTGGAAACGCGTCCAATGATCCAGTGAAGTATGTTTTTACATTAAGTGCTGTTGACAACTCAAAGCATCTTGATGCATTAGCAACACTCGCTGAGTTACTTGATGATGAAGCATTCTTTAATGTTTTAGATACTGCTTCTAAGCCTCATGAAGTCATTGATTATATTAACAAGTTAAGAAAGGACTGA
- a CDS encoding ISL3 family transposase, which yields MNYTQTLTQSQELCLNHFLIPNTLRGFHNTNTTIETTRSQRDAYCMHGILEVQETDKVCSGCGKVMHINNRKPCTLRHLSIGATLMHVRFDRPQFYCVSCRNSKMQSVPFKAENHFITIELENYTRDLLSIGTYTLKQVAEITGLGKNTVKAIDLKRLKELYTIDGEVLKKPEDYTRYLGIDEFKLHDGHKYATHIIDMETGHILWIAHGKKKQVVYDFIEHVGLKWMDHVEAVACDMNSNYQEAFEEKCEHIQVVFDHFHIIKNFNDKVINEVRKDEQNRLKNEGNIEAAAALKKTRYILMSSRETLIRKDNEARNGKIIKEGSSLFNIPNITRKEGHEVRYDELLKENALIFTLDVVKEKLRYAYTLNDESKMADEISSIVEICQATKNKHFQWFGRLLDNHFEGIIAHATIKISAGKIEGINNKIKTLRRQGYGYPDDEYFFLKLIDASRKTYVRNVPSHKICD from the coding sequence ATGAATTATACACAGACACTAACCCAATCACAAGAACTATGTTTAAATCATTTCTTAATCCCTAATACACTCCGTGGATTTCATAACACCAACACCACAATCGAAACAACAAGATCCCAAAGAGATGCTTATTGCATGCATGGTATTTTAGAAGTTCAAGAAACAGATAAAGTATGCAGCGGTTGTGGTAAGGTGATGCATATAAACAATCGTAAACCGTGCACACTAAGGCATTTAAGTATTGGTGCAACACTGATGCATGTTCGTTTTGATAGACCCCAATTCTATTGTGTTTCTTGTAGGAATTCAAAGATGCAGAGTGTACCGTTTAAGGCTGAAAACCACTTTATTACTATTGAACTTGAAAACTATACAAGAGACCTACTCAGTATTGGAACATATACCCTCAAGCAAGTCGCTGAGATTACAGGATTAGGGAAAAACACTGTTAAAGCCATCGACCTCAAACGCTTGAAAGAACTCTATACAATTGATGGCGAGGTACTAAAGAAACCAGAGGACTACACACGATACCTAGGCATTGATGAGTTTAAACTCCATGATGGACATAAGTATGCAACCCATATTATCGATATGGAAACGGGTCACATTTTATGGATTGCACACGGAAAGAAGAAGCAAGTCGTCTATGATTTTATAGAGCATGTTGGCCTAAAGTGGATGGATCACGTTGAAGCTGTTGCATGCGATATGAACTCAAATTACCAAGAAGCGTTTGAAGAAAAATGCGAACACATCCAAGTTGTATTTGATCATTTTCATATCATCAAAAACTTTAATGATAAGGTCATCAACGAGGTTCGCAAGGATGAGCAAAATCGTTTGAAGAATGAAGGGAATATAGAGGCTGCTGCGGCACTTAAGAAGACAAGATACATCTTAATGTCATCACGAGAAACGCTCATTAGAAAAGACAATGAAGCCAGAAATGGAAAGATTATCAAGGAAGGCAGTTCTTTATTTAATATACCCAACATTACGCGTAAAGAAGGTCATGAAGTACGTTACGATGAACTATTGAAAGAGAATGCATTAATCTTCACACTGGATGTGGTAAAAGAGAAATTGCGCTACGCATACACCCTTAATGATGAGAGTAAAATGGCAGATGAAATCAGTTCAATTGTCGAAATCTGTCAAGCTACAAAAAACAAACACTTTCAATGGTTTGGACGACTCTTAGACAATCACTTTGAAGGAATCATCGCTCATGCAACTATTAAGATTTCTGCGGGTAAAATAGAAGGTATCAATAATAAAATCAAGACTCTACGAAGACAAGGTTATGGTTACCCTGATGATGAATACTTCTTCTTAAAGTTAATTGATGCAAGTAGGAAAACCTATGTTAGGAATGTGCCATCCCACAAGATTTGTGATTGA
- a CDS encoding glycoside hydrolase family 1 protein yields the protein MTGKFPSNFLWGGATAANQLEGGFDLGGKGMSTADMVKFVPRTISKGANTETIPYEEVQQILEGNRSDENYPKRRGVDFYHHYKEDIALFAEMGFSVFRMSINWARIFPNGDESTPNESGLKFYDDVFDELHKYNIEPLVTLSHYEMPINLAVKYNGWESRDLIAIFENYAKTVFTRYKDKVKYWIPINEINMILHLPYTGGGIFIEKCENELQTIFQSLHHQMVASAKVTKIARDINPEFRIGSMVGMAYYYPKSNHPDDVLAAQSGNRVNYFFFDILSKGTYPEYAWAYFKKNNITLVIEEDDLDILKENTVDFNSFSYYYSLCAGSKDEESSLVAFVPERGYDEFHPRKVRNENLNVTDWGFQIDPVGLRIAINEVWDRYHKPIIISENGLGTYDKLTEDNRVHDQYRIQYIKEHLMEMKQCLDEGVDLIGYTSWGPIDIVSAGTTEMSKRYGFIYVDLDDYGHGTYRRYRKDSFYWYKEVIRTQGESLFR from the coding sequence ATGACAGGTAAATTTCCAAGTAATTTCTTATGGGGTGGTGCCACTGCTGCAAATCAACTAGAAGGTGGATTTGACTTAGGGGGTAAAGGAATGTCTACTGCAGATATGGTCAAGTTTGTTCCACGAACTATTAGTAAAGGTGCAAATACAGAGACCATACCCTATGAAGAAGTGCAACAGATTTTAGAGGGTAATAGAAGTGATGAAAATTATCCGAAGCGTAGAGGAGTTGATTTTTATCATCACTACAAAGAAGATATTGCATTATTTGCAGAAATGGGATTCAGCGTATTTAGAATGTCAATTAATTGGGCACGTATTTTCCCAAATGGTGATGAAAGTACACCAAATGAGTCAGGACTCAAGTTCTACGACGATGTGTTCGATGAACTACATAAATATAATATTGAACCTCTTGTAACGCTATCACATTATGAGATGCCGATCAATTTAGCTGTTAAGTATAATGGGTGGGAAAGCAGGGATCTAATAGCTATCTTTGAAAACTATGCAAAAACAGTATTCACAAGATATAAAGATAAAGTAAAGTATTGGATTCCAATTAACGAAATAAATATGATTCTTCACTTACCATATACTGGTGGTGGAATATTCATTGAGAAGTGTGAGAATGAGCTCCAAACGATATTTCAATCTTTACATCATCAGATGGTTGCGAGCGCTAAAGTTACAAAAATAGCTCGTGACATTAATCCTGAGTTTAGGATTGGCTCAATGGTTGGCATGGCATATTACTATCCGAAGAGTAATCACCCAGATGATGTGTTAGCAGCACAGAGTGGTAACAGAGTGAACTATTTCTTCTTTGACATCCTTTCAAAAGGGACTTATCCTGAATATGCTTGGGCATACTTCAAAAAGAACAATATTACCTTAGTTATCGAAGAAGATGATTTGGACATATTAAAAGAGAATACCGTTGATTTTAATTCATTCAGTTATTACTATTCATTATGCGCTGGATCGAAGGATGAAGAAAGTTCGTTAGTTGCGTTTGTTCCCGAACGCGGGTATGATGAATTTCATCCTCGGAAGGTCCGCAATGAGAACTTAAACGTAACAGATTGGGGCTTCCAAATTGATCCAGTAGGATTAAGAATTGCAATAAATGAAGTTTGGGACCGATATCACAAACCCATTATCATCTCAGAGAATGGTCTGGGAACATATGATAAATTGACCGAGGATAATAGAGTTCATGATCAATATAGAATTCAATACATCAAAGAACATCTAATGGAAATGAAACAATGTTTGGATGAAGGGGTTGATCTTATAGGATATACATCGTGGGGACCCATTGATATTGTCAGTGCAGGAACTACTGAGATGAGTAAACGGTATGGATTTATTTATGTTGATCTCGATGATTATGGTCATGGAACCTATAGACGGTATCGAAAGGATTCATTCTATTGGTACAAAGAAGTAATACGAACACAGGGGGAATCTTTGTTTCGTTAA
- a CDS encoding PTS sugar transporter subunit IIC has protein sequence MEKFSALIERIFMPIAQKLNTIKGLVAVRDGFLQLFPLTLAGSLVVMINVVFLSSDGFVGQYLVKVLPNLNNLQAILSPILNGTIDIMAIFAAFLIARNMANQYNADGTKAGITAIAAFFVLYPPRIDGNVPGSFLGANGIFVAIIAGLFVGYAFAKLTEIDALKIKMPETVPPEVMKSFMVAIPTIIILISTSIIAYIVAFVEPEGINVLIYSVLKKPVETIGATVWTPLVLIFIAMILWSFGIHGTSTVSPIYISIYSAMNLQNIAYAAQAGTTAGSPYPFTWFVLFENYGCIGGTGNTLALIVAILILSRRKNWVRSDYTTIAKLALVPGLFCINEPIIFGLPIVLNPIMVIPFILSPIISMALGAFMISIGFASPGTLDVGWTTPQPLKAFLSASGSWQTALSVCIVFVICVAIYLPFVAMANKSAQKESV, from the coding sequence ATGGAAAAATTTAGTGCATTAATCGAAAGAATATTTATGCCTATTGCTCAAAAACTCAATACAATTAAAGGACTAGTTGCGGTGAGAGATGGGTTTCTACAATTATTTCCACTAACTTTAGCAGGCTCGTTAGTTGTGATGATAAATGTAGTTTTCTTGAGTTCAGATGGATTTGTCGGACAATACCTCGTCAAAGTATTGCCGAATTTAAATAATTTACAAGCAATATTAAGCCCTATATTAAATGGGACGATTGATATCATGGCTATCTTTGCAGCGTTTCTAATCGCACGTAACATGGCAAATCAGTATAATGCTGATGGAACAAAAGCTGGAATTACAGCAATTGCTGCATTCTTTGTATTGTATCCTCCGCGCATTGATGGCAATGTACCAGGGTCATTTTTAGGAGCAAACGGAATCTTCGTTGCTATTATTGCAGGTTTATTTGTCGGATATGCATTCGCAAAGTTGACTGAAATTGATGCTTTGAAGATTAAAATGCCAGAAACAGTGCCACCAGAAGTTATGAAATCATTTATGGTTGCAATTCCAACGATTATAATTCTGATTTCAACGTCAATAATAGCTTATATTGTAGCGTTTGTTGAACCTGAAGGTATAAATGTGTTGATTTACTCTGTGCTTAAAAAACCAGTAGAAACAATTGGCGCAACAGTATGGACACCGCTGGTACTCATTTTTATTGCAATGATATTATGGTCATTTGGTATTCATGGAACGTCGACTGTGTCACCAATCTACATTTCAATCTATTCTGCAATGAATCTACAAAACATTGCCTATGCAGCTCAAGCTGGAACTACTGCAGGATCTCCATACCCGTTCACATGGTTTGTTCTTTTTGAAAACTACGGATGTATAGGAGGAACAGGAAATACATTGGCATTGATTGTCGCAATTTTGATTCTATCACGACGTAAAAATTGGGTAAGAAGTGATTATACAACGATTGCCAAACTCGCGCTCGTTCCAGGACTATTCTGTATTAATGAGCCAATCATATTTGGATTACCGATTGTTTTAAATCCGATAATGGTAATTCCATTCATACTATCTCCAATTATTTCAATGGCCTTAGGCGCATTTATGATTAGTATTGGGTTTGCATCTCCTGGAACACTTGATGTGGGATGGACAACACCACAGCCTCTAAAAGCATTCTTATCTGCTTCTGGATCGTGGCAGACTGCGCTTTCAGTATGTATCGTATTTGTAATATGTGTTGCAATTTATTTACCGTTTGTAGCAATGGCAAATAAATCAGCTCAAAAAGAATCAGTATAA
- a CDS encoding BglG family transcription antiterminator yields the protein MIRKMEILQTLSENKNQWISSKELSYCIGVSDKTIQSDIRKLKDELKDYKTVILAKQGYGYKLEFENSKLYEKYISEQNDNIKMCRNLCEEDSRVMHILFRLFNTHTFILKETLLRELFVSESRMTKDLNRVRVVLSEYELTLRVKPHFGMIIDGEEADKRRCIIHENININSLLYDEQEIVKRVSRIVVEVFTYNRYIASDIVIQNLIVHISYTIKRMNQLCFLSEKEIDNRLVEGAEYQIAKEIMSRVEIDFDMVIPNEEILSLAINIKGKRNYEHTTINKDIDGLTTSLFEEVFERYKIDLRNQVENRIALSLHIVSLIHRAKYNFSLSNEMNEDIKLNYPLGYDLAVLLAKKIEDKYDIKIVEDELGFIAVHLVKAIEDNHNLNSNKKVLIIGPYQSGETLLLRQNFLNLFSHLISKLDITNLIAISDIDLSIYDAYFTTYDDKTPLPVDAIKINYFLEPKDINTIRYALYDGDLKETSYFREELFVYFDERTTKDDILKKLCNITMETNMCDEDLLSALKRRESMGDIVYGNGIALYHPDHLLSEKTTLSVGVLKYPLEWQKNKRVRFLFIVCGSKHDEKQLPILFDKVSSIMRSKEALNQLLKTPDSQTFMNIFENY from the coding sequence ATGATAAGAAAAATGGAAATATTGCAAACGTTATCCGAAAACAAGAATCAATGGATCAGTTCCAAAGAGCTTTCTTATTGCATTGGCGTAAGTGATAAAACGATTCAATCGGATATCCGAAAATTAAAAGATGAGCTGAAAGACTACAAAACAGTCATTTTAGCAAAACAGGGATATGGATATAAACTTGAATTTGAAAATAGTAAACTCTATGAAAAATATATAAGTGAGCAAAATGATAATATAAAAATGTGTCGAAATTTATGTGAAGAAGACTCACGTGTTATGCATATTCTTTTTCGCTTATTTAATACCCACACTTTTATTTTGAAGGAAACATTACTACGAGAGTTATTCGTGTCAGAGTCCCGCATGACAAAGGATTTGAATCGCGTAAGAGTGGTTCTTTCAGAGTATGAACTCACCTTACGGGTAAAACCTCACTTTGGAATGATAATTGATGGTGAAGAAGCGGATAAAAGAAGATGTATTATACATGAAAACATCAACATCAATAGTTTGCTGTATGATGAACAAGAGATTGTGAAACGTGTAAGTCGCATAGTTGTTGAAGTATTTACCTATAACCGCTATATTGCATCAGATATTGTGATTCAAAATTTGATTGTTCATATATCATATACAATAAAACGTATGAATCAATTGTGCTTTTTAAGCGAAAAGGAAATTGATAATAGACTTGTTGAAGGCGCTGAATATCAAATTGCAAAGGAAATAATGAGCCGCGTTGAAATTGACTTTGATATGGTTATACCAAACGAGGAAATCTTAAGTCTTGCAATAAATATCAAGGGGAAAAGAAACTATGAACATACAACTATTAACAAGGATATTGATGGACTAACGACTTCACTATTTGAAGAAGTTTTTGAAAGGTATAAAATTGATTTAAGAAATCAAGTCGAAAATCGAATTGCATTATCGCTTCATATAGTATCCCTGATTCACCGTGCAAAGTATAACTTTAGTTTATCAAATGAGATGAACGAAGATATAAAGCTTAATTATCCGTTAGGTTATGACCTAGCAGTATTACTTGCCAAAAAAATAGAAGACAAATATGATATTAAAATTGTAGAAGATGAATTAGGTTTTATTGCAGTTCATTTAGTCAAGGCGATTGAAGACAATCATAATCTAAATAGTAATAAAAAGGTATTAATCATTGGACCGTATCAGAGTGGCGAAACACTGTTGTTGCGGCAAAATTTCTTGAACCTATTTTCCCATCTGATTAGCAAACTAGATATTACAAATCTCATAGCCATTTCTGACATTGACCTTTCGATCTATGATGCATATTTTACGACATATGATGACAAAACACCACTTCCCGTAGACGCAATAAAAATTAATTACTTTTTGGAGCCAAAAGACATCAATACAATTCGATATGCTCTTTATGATGGTGATCTTAAAGAAACAAGTTACTTTAGGGAAGAACTTTTTGTCTATTTTGATGAACGAACAACCAAGGATGATATACTAAAGAAATTGTGCAATATTACAATGGAGACTAATATGTGTGATGAAGATCTATTATCTGCATTAAAAAGAAGAGAGAGCATGGGAGATATCGTCTATGGAAATGGCATTGCATTGTATCATCCAGATCATCTCTTATCTGAGAAAACCACACTGAGTGTAGGTGTTTTAAAGTATCCATTAGAGTGGCAAAAAAATAAGCGAGTTCGATTTCTCTTTATCGTGTGTGGATCGAAACATGATGAGAAACAACTCCCCATTTTGTTTGACAAAGTCTCTTCAATCATGCGTAGTAAAGAAGCGTTAAATCAACTATTGAAAACTCCAGATTCTCAAACATTCATGAATATCTTTGAAAATTACTAG
- a CDS encoding InlB B-repeat-containing protein, whose protein sequence is MKYIYSSNLESTKDKIIDVHISLPRSGVLNIDSNFDTYIYKEDGTTPLNSIYVDMLDGSRQSKLDPTTNGISIEYLFATLNNPNYDFYSNVNPSEITDIIIRLTFASDIPTSGSMYTDKIYVVSAFEANLNPTAIANQSQISGFAYRATNFSSITVNLTTKFNILSSSVKGEVREQVDQTPSWPAAKPIENQTIDIVDNQTDQSIDSDKTDTNGMFEFNALSRSFDEFRIEVDGTGYTPYIVYEDAAGNDQYLQGFSVDSALVPSLFLQPYPNILWKSNTSSQYALAAQNLRFLLVKHPIPVTYTVEYRDGGATAGKVPIDSNLYNPQDEVTLLGQNNLLRDGYTFKGWSVVNDPTIYTPNSKYTINQNVEFIAVWEKDAVKPVIPTPTPTPTPTPTPTPTPTPTPTPTPTPTPTPTPTPTPTPTPTPTPTPTPTPTPTPTPTPTPTPAPTPTPTPTPTPTPTPTPTPTPTPTPTPVVPTPVVPTPTVPTPPAQLPSAGTVLVGGGLAVVSVIVGLILIFGSKKHRNS, encoded by the coding sequence ATGAAATATATTTATTCATCAAATCTAGAATCAACAAAAGACAAGATAATTGATGTGCATATTTCATTGCCACGTTCAGGAGTTTTAAATATTGATAGTAATTTCGATACCTATATTTATAAAGAGGACGGAACAACTCCTTTAAATTCGATTTACGTAGATATGCTTGATGGATCACGTCAAAGTAAACTTGATCCTACAACTAATGGTATCTCTATTGAATATCTGTTCGCGACATTAAATAACCCTAATTATGATTTCTATTCAAATGTTAACCCTTCAGAAATCACAGACATTATTATTCGACTTACGTTTGCATCTGATATTCCGACAAGTGGGTCAATGTACACAGATAAGATTTATGTAGTCAGCGCTTTTGAAGCTAATCTTAACCCAACTGCCATTGCAAACCAATCACAAATTAGTGGATTTGCTTATAGGGCAACAAATTTCTCATCGATAACGGTAAACTTAACGACAAAATTTAATATTCTTTCCTCATCGGTAAAAGGTGAAGTCCGTGAACAAGTGGATCAAACACCCTCTTGGCCAGCAGCTAAACCAATAGAAAACCAAACTATCGATATTGTGGATAACCAAACGGACCAATCGATCGATTCCGATAAAACCGACACAAATGGTATGTTCGAATTTAATGCTTTATCGAGGAGCTTTGATGAGTTTAGGATTGAAGTGGACGGAACCGGGTATACACCCTATATTGTTTATGAAGATGCTGCGGGGAATGATCAATATCTACAAGGATTTTCTGTTGATAGCGCTCTAGTTCCAAGTCTATTCCTGCAACCTTACCCTAATATCTTATGGAAATCAAACACAAGCAGCCAATACGCATTAGCGGCTCAAAACTTAAGGTTCCTGCTCGTGAAACACCCTATTCCTGTTACCTACACAGTGGAATATCGTGATGGTGGTGCAACAGCAGGTAAAGTACCTATTGATTCAAATCTTTATAATCCGCAAGATGAAGTAACCCTTCTTGGACAAAATAACCTCTTAAGGGATGGGTATACATTTAAAGGGTGGTCAGTGGTAAATGATCCTACGATATACACACCAAATTCAAAATATACCATCAATCAAAATGTAGAGTTTATCGCAGTTTGGGAAAAGGATGCCGTTAAGCCTGTTATTCCAACACCAACTCCTACACCTACACCTACACCAACGCCTACTCCTACACCAACGCCTACTCCTACACCTACACCTACACCAACGCCTACACCAACACCAACGCCTACACCAACACCAACGCCTACTCCTACCCCAACGCCTACACCTACACCAACGCCTACACCTACACCAACGCCTACACCTACTCCGGCACCTACACCAACGCCTACTCCTACACCTACACCAACGCCTACTCCTACTCCGACACCAACACCAACACCTACGCCTACGCCAGTTGTGCCTACTCCAGTTGTGCCAACACCTACTGTTCCAACTCCACCTGCTCAATTACCTAGCGCGGGGACAGTTTTAGTTGGCGGAGGTCTTGCAGTTGTATCTGTAATTGTTGGTTTAATCCTAATTTTTGGATCAAAGAAACATAGAAATTCTTAA